One part of the Tunicatimonas pelagia genome encodes these proteins:
- a CDS encoding Smr/MutS family protein, which yields MKIGDKVRMLRGSEEGVITRFLEKNLIEIEIEDGFGIPVLRSDVVVVAQEEKNYFEKPERATSRPSMADESTTKPQQQGIYFAHVAINDKQLSLHLVNATDFELPFSVGEDAQGDYRGINAGLLSPQGTVKLKNVQIAEFDQWPTLIVQLIFHRTGYFTLREPLQRRVQFKANTFFKSKATAPVLNKPAFVFRIDEQTGKPLDPEKLKESMFMRQEEQGVETPISQLERPPREVDLHIEKLTSAYDTMSNPEMLELQLKIFEEKLDQAIATGMDEITFIHGVGSGVLRDAIHKRLSKIKNINYFQDSMRDKFGYGATRVQIK from the coding sequence ATGAAAATAGGAGATAAAGTCCGCATGTTGCGGGGCAGCGAAGAAGGGGTAATTACCCGCTTTTTGGAGAAAAACCTGATCGAGATTGAAATTGAAGATGGCTTTGGTATTCCGGTGCTTCGCAGCGATGTGGTGGTGGTTGCCCAAGAAGAGAAAAACTACTTTGAGAAACCCGAACGGGCTACCTCCCGCCCTTCTATGGCTGATGAAAGCACCACTAAACCTCAGCAGCAGGGAATTTATTTCGCTCATGTAGCGATTAATGATAAGCAGCTTTCGCTACACTTAGTGAATGCTACCGATTTTGAACTACCCTTCTCAGTAGGCGAAGATGCTCAGGGAGATTACCGTGGTATTAACGCCGGCCTACTTTCCCCCCAAGGTACAGTTAAGCTGAAGAATGTGCAGATAGCCGAGTTCGATCAGTGGCCTACTCTAATTGTGCAGTTAATCTTTCACCGCACGGGTTACTTTACTCTACGTGAACCTCTGCAACGACGCGTTCAATTTAAGGCTAATACTTTCTTCAAAAGTAAGGCTACCGCTCCGGTGCTGAACAAACCCGCTTTTGTTTTTCGGATAGATGAGCAAACGGGTAAACCCCTTGACCCGGAGAAGCTTAAAGAGAGCATGTTTATGCGACAGGAAGAACAGGGTGTTGAGACACCAATATCACAACTAGAGCGGCCACCGCGCGAAGTAGACTTACATATTGAGAAGCTTACTTCGGCGTATGATACCATGAGCAACCCCGAAATGCTGGAGCTGCAGCTAAAAATTTTTGAAGAGAAGCTAGATCAGGCGATTGCTACCGGAATGGATGAAATCACCTTTATTCACGGAGTAGGTAGCGGAGTGCTGCGCGATGCTATCCACAAACGCTTATCGAAGATCAAGAACATTAATTATTTTCAAGATAGTATGCGCGATAAATTTGGCTACGGTGCCACCCGGGTTCAAATAAAATAG